One genomic region from Nitrospira sp. encodes:
- a CDS encoding TonB-dependent receptor has translation EINDITSSSGVWCDHSQFVTSSAVLTYRLLERTIITGQMLYGYGLRTAEEGAKTNSSHEPSYTVYNLSLAHTIPLPWHGQKLLFGFDIINLFDQQYFYNSGEGSIGLGVAHAGMPRSFFFRGQWFF, from the coding sequence CGGAAATCAACGACATCACGTCAAGCAGTGGAGTCTGGTGCGATCACTCACAGTTTGTGACGAGTTCGGCCGTGCTGACCTATCGCCTCTTGGAGCGGACCATCATCACCGGACAAATGCTCTACGGTTATGGATTGCGAACCGCGGAGGAAGGTGCAAAGACCAATTCCTCGCACGAGCCCTCGTATACGGTCTATAATTTGTCCCTTGCGCATACGATCCCGCTGCCCTGGCATGGACAGAAACTGCTGTTTGGGTTTGATATTATCAACCTGTTTGATCAACAATATTTCTACAACAGTGGTGAGGGCAGCATCGGGCTCGGTGTGGCCCATGCGGGAATGCCACGCTCATTTTTCTTCCGTGGGCAATGGTTCTTCTGA
- a CDS encoding phosphatase PAP2 family protein encodes MTWDESLFLAINGLAGRSAVADQFFLQLGHRSLLYVPGACAGVYWIWANRREALFGGPVLGAAVGFSDFAGGQLKWVFERVRPCRALSESVKIEPNGCGGLFSFPSNHAANTAAVAAFLQVLYPKSGWVSWPIVALVGFARVYVGAHYVTDVLGGWMLGGALGGGAAWALLRWPRFRKKLEGVVRPIKEVDVRS; translated from the coding sequence ATGACCTGGGACGAATCTCTATTCCTGGCCATCAACGGGCTGGCAGGCCGGTCAGCGGTTGCCGATCAGTTCTTTCTGCAACTGGGACACCGCAGCCTGCTCTATGTTCCCGGAGCTTGCGCCGGTGTCTATTGGATCTGGGCCAACAGGCGCGAGGCGTTGTTTGGAGGTCCAGTTCTAGGAGCAGCGGTCGGGTTTTCAGATTTCGCAGGCGGCCAGCTCAAATGGGTTTTTGAACGAGTCCGGCCATGCCGAGCGCTCAGCGAATCTGTCAAGATCGAGCCGAATGGGTGTGGAGGATTATTCAGCTTTCCGTCGAATCACGCGGCCAACACAGCGGCTGTCGCCGCGTTCTTGCAAGTTCTCTATCCCAAGTCCGGCTGGGTCAGTTGGCCGATTGTCGCGCTGGTTGGATTTGCAAGGGTATATGTCGGCGCACATTACGTGACCGATGTGCTCGGTGGATGGATGCTCGGAGGGGCACTGGGTGGAGGGGCCGCCTGGGCGCTACTGCGATGGCCTAGGTTCAGGAAGAAATTGGAAGGGGTTGTGAGGCCGATCAAGGAAGTGGATGTGCGGTCCTAA
- a CDS encoding GTP-binding protein, whose protein sequence is MTFTPAPFYILCGSLGAGKTTLLMRLLEYWKAQGQRTGVLMNEAGSISIDGPRAGTLAEQVMNLAGGCVCCDTKEDLSWGIAQLVRDHGSDVLILECSGLADPAEVIDAVTDAYTARLASLERVMALLHPVSAEESHSAAYVTTQAIRCADELILNKRDLYVPGHWERFRAAILEQNPYARLWETSHARLDAADLLAPHPSPKPATPTNVQFSKSRVASHQRAPYHPIATTIPLPGPLNRRRFLAWIKTFPKELERAKGYFRFAQEPELQEFQYAPPGQATITPLTLLDEPEPTLVLIGRGYDVDRLGAELLATVEHHQRTS, encoded by the coding sequence ATGACCTTCACTCCAGCCCCCTTCTACATTCTCTGCGGCTCGCTCGGCGCCGGGAAGACCACGCTGCTGATGCGGCTGCTGGAGTATTGGAAAGCACAGGGCCAACGAACCGGCGTACTGATGAACGAAGCCGGATCGATCAGCATCGATGGTCCTCGGGCCGGAACGCTCGCCGAACAAGTCATGAACCTCGCCGGCGGCTGTGTCTGTTGCGATACGAAGGAGGATCTCTCTTGGGGGATTGCGCAGCTGGTGCGCGATCATGGATCGGATGTGCTGATTCTGGAATGCTCAGGCCTCGCCGATCCGGCTGAAGTGATCGATGCGGTGACTGATGCCTATACGGCCCGGTTGGCTTCTCTTGAACGAGTCATGGCCCTTCTGCATCCGGTATCGGCGGAGGAAAGTCACTCCGCCGCCTATGTGACGACACAAGCCATCCGTTGTGCCGATGAACTGATCTTGAACAAGCGGGACCTCTATGTCCCAGGCCATTGGGAGCGGTTCCGTGCCGCCATCCTCGAACAAAACCCCTATGCTCGCCTATGGGAAACGTCGCACGCGCGCCTCGATGCCGCCGACCTGTTGGCTCCGCATCCCTCACCGAAACCAGCAACTCCTACCAATGTGCAATTCAGTAAGTCGCGAGTTGCCTCACATCAGCGAGCGCCCTACCATCCCATCGCGACCACGATCCCGTTGCCCGGCCCGCTCAATCGTCGGAGGTTTCTGGCCTGGATCAAAACCTTCCCAAAAGAACTTGAACGGGCGAAAGGCTATTTCCGATTCGCGCAGGAACCGGAGCTGCAGGAATTCCAGTATGCGCCGCCGGGGCAGGCCACAATCACACCGCTCACTCTCTTGGATGAACCGGAGCCGACGCTGGTGCTGATCGGGAGGGGATACGATGTGGACCGTCTGGGGGCTGAGCTCTTAGCCACGGTGGAACACCACCAGAGGACTTCGTAA
- the asnB gene encoding asparagine synthase (glutamine-hydrolyzing) produces the protein MCGILGRFYRQPAHRSSFTKNDLITLAHRGPDGSGVYTDSHIQFGHTRLAIIDLTEGGHQPMTYEHGRYVMTYNGEVYNYLEVRAELQTKGERFVTNSDTEVLLSAYKVWGRECVSHFRGMFAFALWDRREKSLFLARDRCGEKPLFYHRDNQCLMFASELKGLLPMLASRPALDPSVVDMYLHYQYVPEPLSLLQGVQKIPAGHTLMLSLDNWFAEPMRYWSVEEPPKISGLPMDSPGMLRCIREALEEAVKLTLRSDVPVGVALSGGIDSAAIAALAQQHSSEPLHAFSVGYPGRPPYDEREQARRLAEQLGMIVHEVELPVENFVDFFPQLVRAMDEPIADSAAFGHYSVPKAAADLGIKVLLNGLGADELFWGYGWVTQALTTSQILATSPMLNAIIPLTASPGLQRFLGTMMCYPRAPSLCQRWASLLYGVGTLPKPVQQLHFYAADLIFRETFDIKHGAYGPAMRTISEQNPFRPTDIGPRNVEQMPAAVIRMLFDTWLVSNCLSLGDRVSMSVGVETRFPFLDVGLIELVMALRSKQHDHTLWHKAWLRGALKGLLPEEVLRRRKTGFQPPTWKWLSGVVARYGNNLYENSLTRAGILNSAKIDHVLEMSKRRLSDLYFAYKLVLLEEWHKSVVEADSS, from the coding sequence ATGTGCGGCATTCTCGGGCGGTTCTATCGACAACCGGCTCACCGATCGTCTTTTACGAAGAATGACTTAATCACATTGGCCCACCGTGGCCCTGATGGATCCGGTGTGTACACCGATTCTCATATCCAGTTCGGACACACTCGGCTCGCCATCATTGATTTGACCGAAGGCGGGCATCAGCCAATGACCTACGAGCATGGCCGCTATGTCATGACGTACAACGGCGAGGTCTATAACTATCTCGAAGTTCGCGCGGAACTCCAAACCAAGGGCGAACGGTTTGTCACTAATTCCGATACCGAAGTTCTCCTGTCGGCGTACAAGGTCTGGGGACGCGAGTGTGTGTCGCATTTTCGTGGGATGTTTGCGTTCGCATTGTGGGATCGAAGAGAGAAAAGCCTTTTCCTGGCGCGCGATCGCTGCGGAGAAAAACCTCTTTTCTATCACAGAGATAATCAGTGTCTCATGTTTGCTTCGGAACTAAAGGGACTCCTGCCGATGCTGGCATCACGCCCCGCGCTTGATCCGTCGGTAGTGGATATGTACCTGCACTATCAGTATGTTCCTGAGCCGCTGAGCCTGCTTCAAGGTGTGCAGAAAATTCCGGCAGGTCATACGCTCATGTTGTCGCTCGACAACTGGTTTGCCGAACCGATGCGCTATTGGAGTGTAGAGGAGCCGCCGAAAATCAGCGGCTTGCCGATGGATAGTCCCGGTATGCTGCGTTGCATTCGTGAAGCCCTGGAAGAGGCGGTAAAGTTGACTCTGCGTTCCGATGTGCCTGTAGGAGTAGCGCTGTCCGGTGGGATCGATTCCGCGGCCATTGCCGCTCTGGCGCAACAACACTCCTCCGAACCGTTACACGCATTTTCCGTCGGGTATCCTGGCCGTCCTCCTTATGATGAGCGCGAGCAAGCGCGCCGTTTGGCTGAGCAGTTGGGCATGATCGTCCACGAGGTGGAGTTACCTGTCGAGAACTTCGTGGATTTTTTCCCACAGCTTGTGCGTGCCATGGATGAACCGATAGCGGACTCTGCGGCCTTCGGACATTACTCTGTGCCCAAGGCGGCAGCCGATCTGGGTATTAAGGTGCTGCTCAACGGTCTGGGTGCTGACGAGCTTTTCTGGGGGTATGGTTGGGTCACGCAGGCCTTGACCACTAGCCAGATCCTGGCAACTTCGCCGATGTTGAATGCAATCATCCCTCTGACGGCTTCACCAGGCCTGCAGCGATTTCTCGGTACAATGATGTGCTATCCTCGTGCTCCTTCCCTGTGTCAGCGCTGGGCCTCGTTGTTGTATGGAGTGGGAACCTTGCCGAAGCCGGTTCAGCAGCTGCACTTTTATGCGGCCGATCTCATTTTCAGAGAGACTTTTGATATTAAGCACGGTGCCTATGGTCCAGCCATGCGCACGATCAGCGAGCAGAATCCGTTCAGACCGACTGATATCGGCCCACGCAACGTGGAGCAAATGCCGGCCGCGGTCATCCGGATGCTGTTCGACACGTGGCTTGTGTCCAATTGTCTCTCACTGGGAGATCGTGTGAGCATGAGTGTAGGTGTGGAAACACGCTTTCCATTCCTTGATGTGGGACTCATTGAACTTGTCATGGCGTTGCGCAGCAAGCAGCATGATCATACGTTATGGCACAAAGCTTGGTTGCGCGGGGCTTTGAAGGGTCTTCTCCCCGAGGAAGTGCTGAGGCGGAGAAAAACCGGCTTCCAACCTCCGACATGGAAATGGTTATCGGGCGTCGTCGCGCGTTATGGTAACAATCTGTACGAAAACAGCCTAACGAGAGCCGGTATCCTGAATAGCGCGAAAATTGATCATGTTCTGGAGATGTCTAAACGGCGCTTGTCGGACCTCTATTTCGCCTATAAGCTGGTTCTGCTTGAAGAATGGCACAAGAGCGTGGTAGAGGCCGATAGTTCGTAA
- a CDS encoding ParA family protein: MKTLVLANQKGGVGKTAIACQLGYFLVEYLKKRVLIIDLDHQGNTSKNIIMSNLATTSTTTANQLLTEHVTTIEEGNFVVIPSHGDLLRLERREEDHNQFATNLKLFLNEIDDRFDVAIIDTNPNPDIRVLASLVVGDFVLSPIQLNQEAVDGIAALRAQVLKIQSTLNKDLRFIGLLPNLVEPTPFQRANFEQLCTAFASLFIRLDDGRMAAIPSRTAVAEAQAMGAPIWTLQKTSSRDAWMHLKPIFHKVAHTMGVTE, from the coding sequence ATGAAAACGTTGGTCCTAGCCAATCAGAAGGGCGGCGTGGGGAAAACGGCGATTGCCTGCCAACTTGGGTACTTTCTCGTCGAATACCTCAAGAAACGAGTGTTGATCATTGACTTGGACCATCAGGGGAACACGTCGAAAAACATCATTATGTCGAACCTGGCCACCACCTCGACGACCACAGCCAATCAACTGCTGACCGAACATGTCACCACTATTGAGGAGGGAAACTTCGTGGTGATCCCGTCGCACGGTGATCTCTTGAGACTCGAAAGACGGGAAGAAGATCACAACCAATTCGCGACGAACCTCAAACTCTTCCTGAACGAAATAGATGACCGGTTTGATGTGGCTATTATTGACACGAATCCGAACCCCGATATTCGTGTACTTGCCTCGCTCGTGGTGGGTGATTTTGTGCTGTCGCCCATTCAATTGAATCAAGAGGCCGTCGATGGCATTGCCGCGCTACGGGCGCAGGTCTTAAAGATACAAAGTACATTGAATAAAGATCTTCGATTCATTGGTCTCCTTCCGAACCTTGTGGAGCCCACTCCCTTTCAACGCGCCAATTTCGAACAGCTCTGTACGGCTTTTGCCTCGCTGTTCATTCGACTGGATGATGGACGTATGGCCGCCATTCCCTCGCGCACGGCTGTGGCTGAAGCCCAGGCGATGGGGGCGCCCATCTGGACATTGCAAAAAACGAGTTCACGCGATGCGTGGATGCATCTCAAACCGATCTTTCATAAAGTTGCTCATACGATGGGGGTTACAGAATGA
- a CDS encoding ParB/RepB/Spo0J family partition protein yields MKKPITATLDLTALDRTAPAPTSDPIAKERTVTAEVLGRPLQIPVKDIDEDPAQPRQEFDAVSMEELENSIRLHGVKTPVSIRPHPTEQKRWVLNFGARRLRASKSAGKPTIPAFVDRSHTDYQQVIENLQREDLKPRELAMFIKRKMDEGEKQAQIAELLGVNRSMVTNHLALIDPPGCIEEIYTSGKCLSAKTLYDLRNLHKEFPKDVERWCATAQEITRATVSALSAKLRGPRRSSIASPKGEQGSEERMLSPATTMPSLIVIFQDRSGTVDLHHAPQQPNHLIVHFADGKQEEVPARQCQIDQIIFQ; encoded by the coding sequence ATGAAAAAGCCAATCACAGCAACACTGGATCTCACGGCTCTTGATCGTACCGCTCCTGCTCCCACTTCCGATCCGATCGCCAAAGAACGGACCGTGACGGCTGAAGTTTTAGGGCGCCCGCTTCAAATTCCGGTCAAGGACATTGATGAAGATCCAGCCCAGCCACGCCAAGAATTCGATGCGGTGAGTATGGAGGAATTGGAGAATAGTATCAGGCTGCACGGAGTCAAAACGCCCGTGTCGATCCGTCCTCACCCCACCGAGCAGAAACGATGGGTCTTGAATTTTGGAGCACGCCGACTCAGGGCCTCCAAATCTGCCGGGAAACCCACGATTCCCGCGTTCGTCGATCGGTCGCATACCGATTACCAGCAAGTCATCGAGAATTTGCAGCGGGAAGATCTGAAACCTCGTGAACTGGCGATGTTTATCAAAAGAAAGATGGACGAAGGGGAGAAGCAGGCGCAAATTGCAGAACTCCTTGGGGTGAATCGGTCCATGGTCACGAATCATTTAGCGCTCATCGACCCTCCGGGTTGCATTGAGGAGATTTATACGTCTGGAAAATGTCTCTCAGCGAAGACGCTCTACGATTTGCGAAATCTGCACAAGGAGTTTCCCAAGGACGTCGAGCGATGGTGTGCCACTGCTCAGGAGATTACACGTGCGACGGTGTCGGCGTTATCTGCTAAACTCAGAGGCCCACGAAGATCAAGCATCGCCTCACCGAAAGGTGAGCAAGGGAGCGAGGAGCGGATGCTCAGTCCGGCGACAACAATGCCTTCGTTGATCGTCATCTTTCAGGATCGATCAGGAACGGTGGACCTGCATCACGCACCGCAGCAACCAAACCACCTCATCGTCCATTTTGCGGATGGGAAGCAGGAGGAAGTGCCTGCGCGGCAATGTCAGATTGACCAGATCATTTTCCAGTAA
- a CDS encoding IS1634 family transposase, protein MPGTDVRLVENNALYRYLDKVLPHKMALFHHLTEPWQELFSAQFDILLYDLTSTGFESSPPKDESDELRYGSNRNKHSDCSQVSIALVVTPEGFSLTHEVLTRNIADKTTLKGFLQQIKAQCGKAKRTWVMDRGIPLGEVLEDMRAADPPAYYLVGIPDGRLPKLEHDLLYLYFVFVLSLGAPGR, encoded by the coding sequence CTGCCAGGCACGGACGTTCGGCTCGTGGAGAACAATGCGCTGTATCGTTACCTCGACAAAGTGCTGCCCCACAAAATGGCGCTGTTCCATCATCTGACCGAGCCCTGGCAAGAACTCTTCAGCGCCCAGTTCGATATCCTGCTCTACGACCTGACCAGCACCGGCTTCGAATCCTCACCACCGAAAGACGAGAGTGACGAGCTCCGCTACGGTTCCAATCGCAATAAACACTCCGACTGTTCGCAAGTCTCCATCGCTTTGGTCGTCACCCCGGAGGGTTTCTCTCTCACTCACGAAGTGCTGACGCGGAACATCGCTGACAAGACCACACTCAAGGGATTCTTGCAGCAGATTAAGGCGCAATGCGGCAAAGCGAAACGGACCTGGGTGATGGACCGCGGCATTCCCCTTGGCGAGGTGCTTGAGGACATGCGGGCAGCCGATCCCCCCGCCTATTACCTGGTTGGCATACCCGATGGCAGACTCCCCAAACTGGAGCACGATCTCCTCTATTTGTATTTTGTATTTGTCCTGAGCCTCGGTGCTCCAGGGCGTTAA
- a CDS encoding IS4 family transposase has protein sequence MVTVASCFAQMLALIDRADFARAVRQHAAERAAKGFSCWDHLIAMLFCQMGSAHSLREICGGLATALGKLVHLGIRRTPTRSTLAYANAHRPWQLYETLFYQVLTRCQAVAALKRRRFRFKHPLRTLDATIIELCATVFDWARFQRTKGAIKLHLQLDHQGCLPCWALVTDGDTNDVRIAQQLTFAPGTIVVIDRGYLDYARYHRWTVDEVGFVTRPRTNMLYEVLEQRSVPTRGPVLVDEVIRLTSSHAADRCSVPCDR, from the coding sequence ATGGTAACCGTCGCCAGTTGCTTTGCGCAAATGCTCGCCCTGATCGATCGCGCGGACTTCGCTCGGGCCGTTCGACAGCACGCCGCTGAGCGAGCAGCCAAGGGGTTCAGCTGCTGGGATCACTTGATAGCGATGCTGTTTTGTCAGATGGGTAGTGCGCACTCACTTCGAGAAATCTGTGGCGGCTTGGCCACCGCCCTTGGCAAACTCGTCCACCTTGGCATCCGTCGGACACCGACTCGGTCCACGCTGGCCTATGCCAATGCGCATCGGCCCTGGCAGCTGTACGAGACGCTCTTCTATCAAGTCCTCACCCGTTGCCAAGCCGTCGCGGCCTTGAAGCGCCGCCGGTTCCGGTTCAAGCACCCCTTGCGCACCCTCGACGCAACGATCATTGAACTCTGTGCCACGGTGTTCGATTGGGCCAGATTCCAGCGGACGAAGGGGGCGATCAAGCTCCATCTGCAGCTGGATCACCAGGGGTGTTTGCCCTGCTGGGCCCTCGTGACCGACGGCGACACCAACGACGTGCGGATCGCCCAACAGCTCACCTTTGCGCCAGGCACCATCGTGGTGATCGATCGCGGGTATCTCGACTATGCCCGCTATCATCGTTGGACGGTCGACGAGGTGGGATTTGTCACCCGTCCCCGCACCAACATGCTCTACGAAGTGCTGGAGCAACGCTCCGTGCCGACACGCGGACCGGTGCTGGTCGATGAGGTGATCCGTCTCACCAGTTCCCATGCGGCTGACCGGTGCTCGGTCCCCTGCGACAGGTGA
- a CDS encoding transposase: MLGPLRQVTIWDERQQRPLRFLTTLMQLAASTIAAIYRERWQIELLFKALKQHLRIKTFVGTSENAVQVQIWIALLAMLLLKFLQLKSTWPWSLSNLAALLRFNLLTYRDLWDWLNAPFERPLLIPAPPQQRLFAT, from the coding sequence GTGCTCGGTCCCCTGCGACAGGTGACGATCTGGGATGAGAGACAGCAGCGGCCGCTACGGTTCCTGACCACTCTCATGCAGCTTGCGGCCAGCACGATTGCCGCCATCTATCGGGAGCGCTGGCAGATCGAACTCCTCTTCAAGGCCTTGAAACAGCATCTCCGGATCAAGACGTTTGTGGGCACGAGTGAGAACGCCGTACAGGTCCAAATCTGGATCGCCCTGCTCGCGATGCTGCTGTTGAAATTTCTGCAGCTGAAGTCCACGTGGCCCTGGAGTCTCTCGAATCTGGCCGCGTTGCTCCGCTTCAATCTGTTGACCTATCGGGATCTGTGGGACTGGCTCAATGCGCCCTTTGAACGGCCGCTGCTCATACCAGCGCCGCCCCAACAGAGGCTATTCGCTACCTGA
- a CDS encoding LamG domain-containing protein, whose product MKTMSKRFETLLGGGLVLLYFLVAISPVGAQVCIQPPPGMTGWWPGDGNTNDIVGGRNALLRDNATTGPGFVDGAFVLDGAGDFIEVPQDPALNLGTGDFTLDLWVNFNSLADEQILVEKYVETFDPSTRTGWCISKLSENIVRFFGRDVPDIDFGAVSNTNTWIHYALRRQADIFTAFVNGVAVASAAGSGNVDSTSSLKFGHRGSPNDTPGSFDDRGFFLNGRIDEVELFVGRALDDSEILAIYNAGSAGKCKAMTTVQIAIHPGSFPNASSINPKSKGVIPVAILSTNTFDATTVDPASVKFGPAGAGETHGRAHKEDVNRDGKADLVVHFRTQDTGIVCGITSVSLTGITFSGQTIKGSASIRTVGCK is encoded by the coding sequence ATGAAAACCATGAGCAAGCGGTTCGAAACGTTACTTGGTGGAGGACTCGTCCTTCTCTACTTCCTCGTCGCAATCAGCCCCGTAGGGGCACAAGTCTGCATTCAACCACCCCCGGGCATGACCGGCTGGTGGCCGGGGGATGGGAATACCAACGACATCGTCGGCGGCAGGAACGCCTTGCTGCGCGACAATGCGACCACCGGGCCGGGCTTCGTTGATGGTGCATTTGTCCTTGACGGAGCCGGAGATTTCATCGAGGTACCACAGGATCCTGCGCTGAACTTAGGCACCGGGGACTTCACGCTAGACCTCTGGGTCAACTTCAACAGTTTAGCCGATGAACAAATACTCGTGGAGAAGTATGTTGAAACCTTTGACCCATCGACCCGCACAGGTTGGTGCATCTCCAAGCTTTCTGAAAACATTGTACGGTTCTTCGGGCGGGACGTTCCAGATATCGACTTCGGCGCCGTCTCGAATACCAATACATGGATTCATTATGCATTACGTCGTCAAGCTGACATCTTTACTGCTTTCGTCAACGGAGTTGCAGTTGCTTCTGCGGCTGGTTCGGGCAATGTGGACTCAACCTCCTCGCTCAAGTTCGGTCATCGGGGGAGTCCTAATGACACCCCTGGCTCATTCGATGATCGTGGGTTCTTTCTCAATGGCCGCATCGACGAAGTAGAGCTGTTCGTCGGGAGAGCCCTCGATGATTCGGAAATCCTGGCCATCTACAACGCAGGCAGCGCCGGCAAGTGTAAGGCTATGACTACGGTCCAGATTGCCATTCATCCCGGGAGCTTCCCAAATGCAAGCAGCATCAATCCCAAGAGCAAGGGGGTGATCCCGGTGGCCATCCTTTCGACGAACACCTTCGATGCCACCACCGTTGACCCTGCTTCAGTGAAATTCGGGCCCGCTGGAGCTGGAGAGACGCATGGACGGGCTCATAAGGAGGATGTCAACAGAGACGGCAAGGCAGACTTAGTCGTACACTTCCGCACGCAAGACACCGGCATTGTATGTGGGATCACTTCCGTCTCCCTTACGGGAATAACTTTTAGTGGGCAAACAATCAAGGGATCGGCTTCCATCCGAACCGTGGGATGTAAGTAA
- a CDS encoding PxKF domain-containing protein yields MKPAQKPMTTMCSRGGTIFTCLLAACLAASFGAGSVAAQTQWSGNGHYYAVVNQVTSWQQAKVLAEGMEFMGVHGHLATITSEAENTFATTELGGTAGAWLGGQQLPGSSEPEGGWQWITGEPWAYTKWDGGEPNNTYSGGWGTSDDTTEEVLQYHHNGTHWNDLPSYSGIVTPRFVVEWDVGSSMPDTTPPTFGDCPAGGPFLLNRGVQSVGPITAEDQESGINTDASTLSGSVDTSSLGTKLVTFVAVNNNGLQATKTCSYNIYYTFSGFFPPIENNSTNSAKAGQTIPIKWRLTDGNGTPIEDPNSFVSVSSYATPGSCGGVTKGRATPGRDGAIETSTASSGVHYLGNGYWQFNWKTLKSYAGQCRTMSLNLNDGGAGRTAAFTFK; encoded by the coding sequence ATGAAACCAGCCCAAAAACCAATGACCACGATGTGTTCCAGAGGAGGAACCATCTTCACTTGCCTGCTCGCCGCCTGCCTCGCCGCGAGCTTCGGAGCGGGTTCGGTCGCTGCACAGACCCAGTGGTCAGGAAACGGACACTACTATGCGGTTGTCAACCAAGTCACGAGCTGGCAGCAGGCGAAAGTCTTGGCCGAGGGAATGGAGTTCATGGGTGTCCATGGCCACCTGGCCACGATCACATCTGAGGCAGAGAATACGTTTGCCACGACAGAGCTTGGCGGCACAGCAGGGGCCTGGCTGGGCGGGCAACAGCTTCCCGGCAGCTCAGAGCCCGAGGGAGGCTGGCAGTGGATCACCGGTGAGCCGTGGGCGTACACGAAATGGGATGGTGGAGAACCCAACAACACCTACAGTGGTGGGTGGGGCACCTCCGATGATACGACTGAAGAGGTTCTGCAGTACCATCACAACGGAACACACTGGAATGACCTCCCTTCCTATTCTGGAATCGTTACCCCCCGTTTCGTCGTCGAATGGGACGTTGGTTCGTCGATGCCCGACACCACACCGCCGACCTTCGGCGACTGCCCAGCGGGTGGTCCTTTCTTACTCAACAGGGGAGTGCAATCAGTCGGACCCATTACGGCTGAGGACCAGGAATCGGGCATTAACACAGACGCCAGTACGCTGAGCGGCTCAGTAGATACCAGCTCCTTGGGCACGAAGCTGGTCACCTTTGTTGCGGTGAATAACAACGGTCTTCAAGCGACAAAAACCTGTAGCTACAACATTTACTATACTTTCAGTGGTTTCTTCCCGCCGATTGAGAACAATTCGACAAACTCCGCGAAGGCTGGTCAAACCATTCCGATCAAATGGCGGCTCACCGACGGGAACGGGACGCCAATCGAAGATCCAAATAGCTTCGTCAGCGTCAGCTCCTATGCTACACCCGGTAGTTGCGGTGGGGTCACAAAGGGGCGAGCCACTCCCGGCAGGGATGGTGCGATTGAGACATCTACGGCTTCATCAGGAGTACACTACCTGGGTAACGGCTACTGGCAGTTCAATTGGAAGACACTCAAGAGCTACGCAGGTCAGTGTCGAACGATGAGCCTCAACCTTAATGATGGTGGAGCAGGGCGTACCGCCGCCTTTACCTTCAAGTAG
- a CDS encoding HEAT repeat domain-containing protein — protein MQPDTSRRITLSRNLLVALTSFRISRPIRSHRVRAAGRPDLNSPMAETDPVSGSNSLSLLLAMTLLAALIGCGPAPSEEVSRKESGTGIAPGLSSAGTVTRLGAEPVPLSSAASSTPRASTMQSLPDTRDQPTTLPEHLVLPESILKELESPDASVRLRALDHWAQQGPKASLDPLVVALDDEDEVVRAKAMAIIEQQSAIEPEREEVSGEQ, from the coding sequence ATGCAGCCTGACACCAGTAGACGAATCACCCTCTCCCGCAACCTTCTCGTTGCACTCACGTCCTTCCGCATAAGCAGGCCCATCCGATCGCACCGAGTCAGGGCGGCAGGTCGTCCTGATCTGAACTCCCCGATGGCCGAGACAGATCCGGTCTCAGGCTCCAACAGTCTGAGCCTACTCCTGGCTATGACGTTGCTCGCGGCTCTGATCGGCTGTGGGCCGGCACCGTCGGAAGAAGTATCCCGCAAGGAGAGTGGGACAGGCATAGCGCCAGGACTGTCGTCCGCTGGAACTGTTACCCGGCTTGGCGCAGAGCCAGTTCCGCTGTCCTCGGCGGCCAGCTCGACACCTCGTGCGTCCACCATGCAGTCGCTCCCGGATACGCGCGACCAGCCGACTACGCTGCCGGAGCATCTGGTCCTGCCAGAGTCGATCCTCAAGGAGCTGGAATCGCCGGACGCCTCTGTGCGGCTGCGTGCATTGGACCACTGGGCGCAGCAGGGACCAAAAGCGTCGCTTGATCCTCTGGTCGTCGCATTGGACGACGAAGACGAGGTGGTGCGGGCCAAAGCGATGGCCATCATCGAGCAACAGTCGGCAATCGAGCCGGAACGGGAAGAGGTAAGTGGCGAGCAGTGA
- a CDS encoding type II toxin-antitoxin system PemK/MazF family toxin yields MIAFRVGDIVSVEFPFSDFQTHKRRPGLVLFSGDVDLMVARVTTHPPRDPADVALLPWAEIGLPRASTVRRTKRAAIDQRLVHHHIGHLHAEDGRAVADAWHQMAVNIGAALRA; encoded by the coding sequence ATGATCGCGTTTAGGGTCGGCGACATCGTCTCGGTGGAGTTTCCTTTCTCTGATTTCCAAACCCATAAGCGTCGGCCAGGGCTGGTGCTCTTCAGCGGCGACGTGGATCTGATGGTTGCCCGTGTGACCACACACCCGCCGCGCGATCCAGCTGATGTCGCGCTCCTCCCCTGGGCCGAGATCGGCTTACCACGGGCGTCTACTGTACGCCGCACTAAGCGTGCCGCCATTGACCAGCGTCTCGTGCACCATCACATCGGGCATCTGCATGCGGAAGACGGTCGAGCAGTGGCAGATGCGTGGCATCAGATGGCGGTTAACATCGGGGCTGCACTGCGCGCTTAA